ATCATTCAGCCCTGATAGTAACGGCCATTCCAACTGCTGCTATTTAAGTTCGAACACTCAGCCTCAATGTGTTTTCTATCGAGATGATGAGCAGTATCCAGAACAAATAAAGGCAGGAAAGGTTCGATGCCAATATTTTGAGATGCATGTTCTGCCTGTTGATCCGGCACTGGAATTAGCGTATTGGGGAAAACATCCAGCTGGCGAACAAGGTCAGTCCATCGGAAGGTGTGCGACTTGCGGGAATTCTTTTACTAAACGCTCGAACAGACAAGAATTTTGCTTGAAATGTCGTGAACTGCAAACCCGAAAAGTTAACCGCGCACGACAACGCAAAAAATATTGGGAAGACAAGGGTAAAATCCTCACGATTTAGACCATTAAAAAGCCTGTAACGGCGCGGGTTTGCAAAGTCGGTTTATCGGTGGTGAGTATGTTTACACCTAAAACCTGATTTTTGACCTCTAAAGCGTGAGAAAACAACAAAAACAAGGGGGATAACCAATGCGTACTTCAACGCGCAGGAAAACAAATCGCTCTATTAGCCCAGCGGTGATTGTACATACAGCTCAGCCAATTGAACAGCGACCAGATCCAAACCAGCTCATTCAGCAGTTGGCCCAGCAGATGGCACAAGCATTATTCCAACAGCAGCATGTACAGCCTGTGCAAAATAGACGAAACACGCTCACGGTGAAAGAAGCCCTTGAGGAAGTCTTTGAAAACTCGATTTCAGAGTACAAGCTCTACGCAATGTTGAGGGCTGGGGAAATACCACATGTAAAGATTGGGGCCAAGTATCTGCTACGGCGAGAATCTTTGGAAGCGTGGATGAGGCAGCAGGAGCAGGGGGCTGGCTCATGATTCAAGACAATTGGGAGGGCGTTTGGAAATTGCAGCTAGATTCTCTCAACTTGGTATCACAGAAGAAAGAGAAATGACAGCGTATATTGCCCGAAACACTAAGGTGAGAGGCAATAAAAGACCGACATTGAGAGATTTACAAGCCCTACTCCTCAACATGGACTCGCAAATGGAAGCGAAACAGTTTAAAAAATTGCGGCAGGGACCGGACTATGACTATCAGAGGGTATGTATGTAATCCGCAGTGATCATGAAAGAGAGGTGGTGATGTGAGAGGTTGGATAAAGTTGCACCGTAGTATTATGGAAAGTTCGACATTTCAAAAACTTACAGCAATACAAAAGCTAATTGCTATTTACATTGTGTTGAATGCAAATCACAAAGACGGCGTCTGGATCGATTACTATCGAGGAGCTGAGGTTGAGGTTAAGCGCGGTCAATTAATAACATCTCGGCAAAAAATTATCGATGAGTGGTTCAACAATGACAAAGATGTAACCAACCAAAAAATACGTACTTGTTTAACGAAATTAGAGAAACTCGGATTTTTAACCATCCAATCAACCAACTGGTATACGCTCATAACCGTTGTTAATTACGACATTTATCAAGGTGGTGATGAAGAATATAACCGGCACTCTAACCAAGACATAACCAAGACTCAACCAACACATAACCAGCAGGATAACCATAAACAAGAAGTATTTAAGAATGATCAAGAATGTAAAAAGAAATCTTCTTCCTCTCGAAACAGGTCAAAGACCTATTCCGAGGACAGTGATTATTTCAAAATGGCTCAATACTTTTATGAAAAGGTAAAAGCAGTAGCAGAGGAAGAAGAGCTCCAACATTTGATCATTAAGGCTGATCATCAAAAGTGGGCAGACGAATTTCGGAAGCTTGTTGAGCTAGATAAGGTCCATGACAAGCATTTAATTCGAGATGTAATTGACTGGGTAACATCGGACCCGTTTTGGAAAGTGAATGTCCTTTCCGCCAAGAAGTTCCGGGATAAGTTCGGAGAGTTGGCCTTGAAAATGAGGTCAGCTACAAAACCAAAGCAACAACAAAAGCTCAAGGCAGACCCACGCGACAAGGAAATTGCTTTCCAGCGATGGGTGCAGGAGGGGAACAACCCCGAGAGCTTCAATTGGGGAGATTCTTAGAGGGGAGGATGTGATGTGAGGGTACGGGTAGAGAAAACTACTTTCAAAGCTGTTGAGGAACTGCTCAAGAATGCACAGTTTCTTAAATACATCAATCTTGTGGGCGTGAAGGAGGACAAGCAGTTAACTGATGGTATCGTCCAGCAGCGTAAACAGTTTGTTGAACGAATTGAAAAAGCAGTTGCGCTTCTTGCTCCAAAAGAAATTCGGTTGGTAACCGAGCGGTACCTTTCACAGGATGGGAACTATGTCAAAGATTATGAAGTGTATGAGGCTATGCAGATCAGCGAGTTCACGTACTACAAATATAAAAATAGAGCAATGGAAAAGCTGGCTGAGATTCTAGGCATTAGCTCGGAAGGTCCAGATTCTCATTGGTGCCCACTTTGCAATCGAGGTGTTACCAGTGAAAGGGGCTGATGCGTTACATAAGGGTGAACGAAAAGCAATACTTCAATCTGTTGAATCCCTTCTTGAGAAGTACAGGCTTTGCAAATACCTAATTCCAGAAGACGGCCAATCCATTAGATCAAATCATGATATCGAATCACTGGAAAAGCATCGTACATTCTGTAGAAAGATTGAACAGGCTGTCAGTCAGCTACCGGATCGTGAACAAATTTTGATCAAAGAAAGGTATTTAGGCATCAATACCGATTATATCACCGACTATCGAGTGTATCGCGATCATTTCGATCCACCGATCAGCGAGGGCACTTATACCAAGATCAGGTGGAGAGCTATGTACAGGTTGTCAGTCCTGCTAGGACTTACAGAGTACCAATAAAACTATGAAAAAGGATGATTGAACATGGAAAAAGCTAAATTGATAGATATGGTTACAGGGATCACTTGCGAAGGTGAAAATATCTCGTTTGATGATTTTCTGATTCAGATGTCAGGGAGCGGCGAGATTTATGACGGTTACATTGGCGAACTAATAAGTGTTGCAACTACTGGGGATGTAGAGTGGCACGAGGTCTGCGATTATTTTGTGCCGATTGTAAGGGAAGTCCTTCTAGAAGCCATTCAAGAGGACGACAAAGCTATTTTTATTGGGTTAGCAGAGTCTATCATATTTGCTTGGAACCGGCTGAAGGCGAAACAGAATGCGTTAAAGGAGGCAGATCGGGAGTTTATCTTCAACGAGGAAACACCAGATTTGGCACACGTTGTGGAAAATTTGTTTCACAACTTAAACGAGGGGTGGGAGATAAAAGAAACAGTCTTTTGCGCTGCTGGAAATACCCGTGTTGTGATTAGCAAGAAGGACAAGGAGGTATGGGCTCATGAATCACAGCAAGCGTGCAATATGGTTAGCCGTTAATTCTGGACATGGCGATCGCCTAGTAGAAATCACACAAG
The window above is part of the Brevibacillus antibioticus genome. Proteins encoded here:
- a CDS encoding helix-turn-helix domain-containing protein; this translates as MRTSTRRKTNRSISPAVIVHTAQPIEQRPDPNQLIQQLAQQMAQALFQQQHVQPVQNRRNTLTVKEALEEVFENSISEYKLYAMLRAGEIPHVKIGAKYLLRRESLEAWMRQQEQGAGS